The DNA segment TCGCGTCGAGGTGGTCGGACCGCGCGTTTCCGGCGAGCTTCTCGCTTATGGCATGCTCGGACTGATGCTCGCGATCGTCGGCATCCTGATCTATCTCTGGTTCCGCTTCGAGTGGCAGTTCGCGTTGGGCGCCATGATCGCCAACGTGCACGATATCGTGCTGACGATCGGTTTCATGTCGATCTCTCAGGTCGACTTTGACCTGACCAGCATCGCCGCGCTTTTGACCATTCTCGGCTATTCGCTGAACGATACCGTCGTCATTTACGACCGCATCCGTGAAATGCTGCGGCGTTACAAGAAAATGCCGATGCCGGAACTGCTCAACGAGTCCATCAATTCGACATTGTCGCGCTCGATCATTACCCACGTCACGGTGACGCTGGCCTTGCTCGCGCTGCTTCTGTTCGGCGGCAATGCGATCCACAGCTTTACGGCCGTGATGATGTTCGGCGTCGTGCTGGTCGGCACCTATACGTCGATCTTCATCGCCGCGCCGATCCTGATCTATCTCGGCGTTGGCACCAACCGCGCCGACGCTCCGGATACGCCTGCGAAGAAGTAACAGCCATGACAGACCGCTCGGATGCACCACATCTTCCGAGATCGGCGCCGATCGATGCCTATGGCAAGGGCGGCTTCGCTTTTGCCGACATGTCGCATCGGGGCTCGCTGTTGTGCTTGCCGGATGCGATTTGGGCCTGGCCTGTAACGAGAGTGTCCGAAATCGACGAGCACACGCTGTCACGCGTATTCGCGGCGGCCAATAGAATCGACACGTTGATTATCGGAACCGGAACAGAGGTCTGGGTTGCGCCCAACCGGCTGCGCGAGGCGCTTCGCGCCGTTCATGTCGGTCTCGATTCCATGCAGACGGGACCCGCCATCCGCACCTACAACATCATGATGGGCGAGCGGCGGCGCGTGGCTGCGGCCCTGATCGCCGTGTCATGAACGCCGCTGAGGACAAGAACGCGGCCGATCATTGCGCCGGGCTGGTACGGACGCACGACTTTGTCCGCTACGCGTCAACGCTGTTTTTGCCGACGCCGGAACGCCGGGCGTTACTGGCGCTCTATGCTTTCAATGTCGAGATTTGCCGCGTTCCTGCCCAGGTGAGCCAGCCGCTGCCGGGCGAAATAAGGCTGCAATGGTGGCGGGACATGCTGGCGGGCCAGGGCCACGGCGGCGTCGAGGGTAATCCCGTCGCCGCCGAAATACTGCTGGCGATCCGCAGCCACCACTTGCCGGTCGAACGGCTCTCGCGGCTGATCGAGGAGCACCAGTTCGATCTCTACAACGATCCGATGCCGACCATGTCGGCCCTGGAAGGCTATCTCAACGACACGGTGGCGGCGCTGTTTTCGCTGGCTGCGGCGATGATGGGGCCTGCCTCCTCGGAGGTCGAACACCTGGCGCGCCATGCGGGCCTGGCGCAGGGGATGGTGCAGGTTATGGCCTCGCTGCCACTTGACGCGTCCCAGCGCCGTTTGTTCGTCCCGCGGCAAGTGCTGGCCAAACATGGTTGTGATCTTGAAGACGTCTTTGCTGGCAAGCAAACGCCGGCGCTGCGTCTAGCCCTGGACGACATCCTGAACGACGCACGCCGTCATCTCGACACAGCCTATGGGCTTCTGGGCTCGGTTGCGCCTGACGTCCGGCCTGCTTTTCTTTCTTTGGCGCAGACCAAGCACGATCTTGCCATGTTGAAGCGGGCCGATAACGACCCCTTTGTGGTGCGGCCGGCATCTCGCTTCAAGACACTTTGGACGCTATGGCGCGCGTCGCGCTCGCGCGCTTTCGTCGGCTGATCGATTCAGATCCGTCGCTTCGAAGTTGAAGCGGTCGCGGAAATTTTTTCGGGATTCAAGAATAGCTTGCAAGAAGGCCCGGTCGGGCTCGTTCGTGATCATGGTCTCGATCAGATCGAGCTGATTGGTCGCGACCAGTTGCAAAAATTCGATGCGCGGTTTTCCGCTGGCGTCGCGCGGTAGCGCCTTGACGATCTGGATATGCTCCGGCGGTTTCGGACCTCCGGCCGCGGAAAGATCGCCCTTTAACTTGGCCTCGAGAGATGCCTGGTCGGATTCGACGAACGCGTAGAGACCGACGCCGACGCGGCGATCGGGGAAGGCAACGATCGCAGCGTCCCGCACGGCCGGATTTTTCCGGATTTCCTCGACGAGCACTGGCGCGTCATTGACGAGACGCCTTCCACCGCCCTCACGATCGGTGAAATTGAACAGGCCGCGGGTGATGGCTTGATAGACCTTCTTGCCCGTCATCAGCCAGAGGCTTGCCGCCAACGACTTGCGCGCAAGGATCTGGAGCTCCTTCGGCGTCAGCGCCGCCGGCGCGTAGCTGCGTTTGTGCTTCAGGAGATGCCGGATGTCTTCATAGGCCAGGATGCGAAACAGGCGGCTGCGCCGCTTGAAGCAGGCGGCAAGCTGAAAGTCGGTGAGATAGGCGCGGCCGTCGCGTCCGACCAGCCAGTTCTGTTCCTTGGCGAGATCGTTATGGCAGACGCCCGCGCGATGCAGGCGTCGCAGCGCTTGCTTGGCCGAACGGAAATAGGCGACGTTGCCGGCCGGCTTGACCAGATGCAACGCCACGCCGTCGATGAAACCGCGGACCAAGGCCTGCCGGCCGCCCCAAAGCAACGTCGGTCCGACATCAAGGCCTCGCGCCACCGCCAAAGCATGCCGTTCGCGCCGGAACAAATGTCCCGCGAGCAAATAGGACCACCACGGCACCTGGTCGATCCGGCGCAGGATCGCGTCGACTTCACCATCGGCTGTGCGGAATCGGCCGCGCTCGACGGACGAGAACACGTCGCGCTTGAGAAGAACGCCTTCGGTCCACTGCGCCGACAGGATCGCTGCGTCATCTCTTGGTAAGCCCATGATGGTCACGCTGCTGCGGCGAGCCGTAAGTGATCGGCAATCCAGCGATCGATATCGCTCAAGGCGCGTGCACTTAGCGCCTGGCGTTTGGCGATCGCCTTTTCGTTGCCGCGCAGGCGCGTTCCGTCCGCCTTCCGCGTCGGCGGGTTGGCCAGCGGCGGAAACAGTCCGAAATTGACGTTCATCGGCTGGAACGAGCGCGGGCCGTTGTCGATCGTCTCGATGTGGCCGCCGGTGATGTGGCCGAGCAACGATCCCAAGGCGGTAGTCGGCGGTGGCGGCGGCAGCTCACGACCTCGCGCTTCGGCCGCCGCATAAAGACCCGCGATCAGGCCGATGCCGGCGGACTCCACATAGCCTTCGCAGCCCGTCATCTGGCCAGCGAAGCGCAGGCGTGGCGCGGCCTTCAGGCGCAGTTGCGGATCGAGCAGTTTCGGTGAATTGAGGAAGGTGTTGCGATGCAGACCGCCAAGGCGCGCGAATTCGGCGTTCTCAAGTCCGGGAATCATCCGGATGATGCGCTGCTGCGCGCCGTACTTCAGCTTGGTCTGGAAGCCCACCATGTTGTAGAGCGTGCCGAGCTTGTTGTCCTGTCGCAGCTGCACGATCGCGTAGGCCTTCACGGTCGGATTGTGCGGATTGGTCAGCCCGACGGGCTTCATCGGGCCGTGACGCAGCGTCTCGACGCCACGCTCGGCCATCACCTCAATCGGAAGACATCCGTCGAAATAGGGTGTGTTGGTTTCCCAGTCCTTGAAGTCGGTCTTCTCGCCCGCAATCAGCTCCGCGACGAACGCGTCGTACTGATCCTTTGTCATCGGACAGTTGATGTAGTCGGCGCCGGTGCCGCCTGGGCCAACCTTGTCATAGCGCGACTGAAACCACGCGCTGGACATGTCGATGCTGTCGCGATGCACGATCGGCGCAATCGCGTCGAAAAACGCCAGCGCGTTCTCGTCCGTCAACGCACGGATCGCCTCCGCCAGCGGCGCCGAGGTGAGGGGGCCGGTCGCGACGATGACATTGCCCCAGTCCTCGGGCGGCAAGCCTTCGACCTCGCCGCGTCGAAGTTCGATCAGCGGGTGGTCTTCCAACGTCTTGGTGACGGCGGCCGAAAAGCCGTCGCGGTCAACCGCGAGCGCCCCACCGGCCGGGACCTGGTTCGCGTCCGCCGCCCGCATGACCAGCGATCCAAGCCGGCGCATTTCGGCATGCAGCAAGCCGACCGCGTTGTTGGCTGCATCGTCGGAGCGGAACGAATTCGAACAGACGAGCTCGGCAAAGCCCTCCGTCCGATGGGCCTCCGTCATCCGATGCGGGCGCATCTCATGGAGGACGACGCGTACGCCCGCATTCGCCGCCTGCCAGGCCGCTTCCGAGCCGGCAAGACCGCCGCCGATGATGTGAATAGGTTCCGATGAGGGGGTGCCTGTCATGCGGCACAGGTAGCGCGTTTCGCAAGCGAGTGGAATGTGCGCATCGATAGATACGACAACGCCCGCCATGAGGCGGGCGCTATCGGCTTTGAAGTCGGCGGCTGAGATCAGCCGTTGTAGTTGCCGGCCGCAACGCGCGGAATGTCCGAGCGGTCGAGGCCAATGTCGGCCAGTTCCCGATCGCTGAGCTGGGACAGCTCCGCAACGTTACGCTGATAGTCGCGGAACGCCTGGATCATTCGGATGAGCGAGAGCAGCATGGTAGTCTCCTTGAATTCTTGATTCAGCTCTTAAGTTCCCGCTGAATCGTCGAGGAGAATATAGAGGTCCATGCCGCAGCGCAGAAGTCAAAATGCTGCGATGCAGCTAATCTTTCTGTGCATAGCTAAGTAAGGATTGATTAACGGTTCGGCTTATGGCGAGCCCAGCGTGGGCCGCGAAAGGTGGGCTGTGTGGTAGCCGATTCGATCAAGAAGCCGATCTTTAGAGGTAAAACCGGCTACCTTGGCCAGTTTTCCTGACTAAATATCATCCTACGTATGCATGCCCCATGTGCATGCCAATAACTGAACAAATAATCACTTCATTGTTGCCAGCTTAAGGGGCGCGGGCGAGCTGAGTCGCGAAATAGGCAACGGTCTTGGCGTAGACGTCGCTTTTGTTCCATTCTTGGAGGGCTGGGAAATTCGGGCTGCCGGGCTGCCAATCCTTGCCCTTTTGCCAACCGTGGTTTTGCAGAAAATTGGCTGTGGAGGCGAGAACGTCCGCGGGGCTCTTCAGGAGGTCGCGGCGGCCATTGGAGTCAAAATCGACGGCGAACTTGATGTAGTTGGACGGCATGAACTGGGTCTGACCGATTTCGCCGGCCCAGGCGCCGCGCATTTCGGCGGGCGTTAGATCGCCGCGGTCGATGATGCGAAGCGCATCGAGCAGTTCGCCGCGGAACATCTCGGCTCTGCGGCAGTCATAGGCCAAGGTCGCCAATGAACGCAGTGTCGGAAACTTTCCGATGTTGACGCCGAAGTCGGTCTCGAGGCCCCAGATCGCCACCAGCACTTCGCCGGGCACGCCATAGGTATCTTCGATGCGTGACAGCACCGATCCGTACTGCTTCAGCATGTTGGCGCCGCGTGTCAGGCGCGGCGGCACCATGCGGCCGGAGAATTCCTCAAAACTCTGGCTGAAGACTTTCTGCGAGTGGTCGCGCGAAAGGACGCTCTGATCGAGGGTGATGCCGTTCAGGCCGGACGCAATAGTCGACGGCGAGATCCCCTTCGAGGCGGCCTCGGCCTTGAAGTCGTCCAGCCAGCCCTGGAAGTTGCCGGCCCCGCACGGCACTGCTGCGCTTGCCACCGTCGATACGACCAGGCCGAGGCCGATCGCCAGGGCGCAACCGAAAAACCGCTGATATCGCAACTGAATCGCCTTCCACGCTGGATAAGGGATGGGCGATATGTCAGGCGCAACCGCGGCTAAAACAAGGCTTGCGCTGTATCGCGACAGAACGAGTGACGGACTGCCGGTGAAGCGTCAACCGGCAATCCGATCACTTTCTAACAAGCGCCTGTCCTGCCGATCAAGCACCGTCCTTGCGCCGCCAGGGGAACAGGTTGGCCGGGAAATCGGCCGCTGGCCGCTTTTCGCGCGGCGGCCGGGGCGTGACAGGACGCAGATTCGGATCCGGCGCAATCACTTTGCGATAGAGATGCCAGGTCGCGTGACCGAGCAGCGGGACAACGACGGCGAGCCCGAGGAATAGCGGGATCGATCCCGCCACCAGCAACGCGGCCACGATCAAGCCCCAGGCCGCCATGGTCATGGGATTGGCGGCGACGACGCGGAGCGACGTCACCATCGCCTCGCCGGCGCTGGCGTGCCGATCCAGCATCAGCGGGAAGGAGACCACGCTGATGCATAACGCTACGAGCGCGAACAGAAAGCCGACGCCGCATCCGACCACGATCAGCCACCATCCCTGTGGTGTGGTCAGGACGCGCCGGGCAAAGTCCGAAATTCCAGCGACGCCCTCGTAGCCGAATGTCGCCACGTAGATAGCCTGCGCAACCGCGATCCAGACCACGAACAAGGCCAGCAGCAGCGTACCAACGCCGAGCATGGCGCCGAATGACGGTGACGAGAAAACGTCGAGCGCATCCCAGGCGGAAGCATTCATGCCGAGTTCGCGCCGGCGGCTGAGTTCGTAGAGGCCAAGCGCTGCAAACGGGCCGAGCAGGGCAAAGCCCGCCGCCAAGGGAAACAGCAGCGGCAGGACCGAGTAGCCCATCACCGCGCGGGCGAGGCCCAGGCCGAGGACCGGATAGATCACGCAGAGGATGATCGCGTGGCTCGGGACTTCCTTGAAATCTTCCCAGCCGCGCCGCAACGCGTCGTGCAGATCGGACATTCCGATCCGGCGGATGACGGGACCCGTGGTGTCTTGCGCTGGCTGAGCCAGCGAAGGGGCATTGCCTTGAGAAGGGGCATTGCCTTGATATGGAGTGGCCATGGTCGCTATCTCCCGTGACGCGGCAGGCCGCATTCAGCGTCAAAAAAATGACGCTCGGGGCTGTCCGCAAAAACGATCGCGATCAGGCTAGACGCGAAGAAAACCGGGATGGCCATGTCGCGAACTGATGACACCATGCTACTCCGATTTGCTCGCGTTGTCTCTCACGCTTGGGTGACGCCAGCTGGCAACATAGGCTCGCAAACATTCGCCTTAATTTGAATGGTTTTGCTGTCGCTTCGGCGGCGCAAGAGAGGACGATCACGTGAACATTGCCAGGCGGGTCATGAAGGCGGCGGCAATCGCTGTGTTCTTTTGCGTCGCGCCGGCGGGAACGGCCGTGGCGGCGTTGACCCATCCGCAGCCGCTGTTTCCTTATCATGCGGAGTACGGGCGGCTTTCGCTCCATTCTGACCGGCCGTTTGATGCCGGGCGCGCCAATCAAATTCTCGCCGATGTTGAGCGCCGCCTGTCGCGCTCTTCGCTGAATGACGACAACGCGCACCGGATTTTCATTATCAGTTCCGAATGGCGGCGCCGCGCTCTGTTGCTCTGGAATGCCGGTGCGGCAGGCGTCAATTACTATCCGCTAACGCGCAATGTTTTCCTGGCCCGGGCAAACATCGACCGCGATCGCGTGATGACGTCAACCGGAGAGCCAAAGTCCCCGCCGCGTACGCTCGGCTATTACGCTGCGCACGAAATCGCCCACACTCTGATCAAGGAGCAACTGACGCCGTTGCAGCAGTTGAAGCTGCCGCGGTGGATCAACGAGGGGCTGGCCGACGATATCGGCTTCGGCGACGATGCCGATATCGAAGGCCTCATCCAGCGTCTGCAAGCCGGCGACCCCGACCTCGATCCGGCCCGTTCCGGCTACTACGACCGCTACAGGCTCCTGGTCGGCTATGTGATGAAGCACAGGGGCTGGGTACCTGGGGGACTCATTGCGTCCTGCATGCCGCAGAGCGAAGCGGAGGGGGAGCTCGCCGCAGATCGTGGGCGCGTGCGGTAGAGCCGGGTGCTTCACGCGGGTCTTTCATGTCATTCCGCCGTCATTGCGCCGTAGTTCAGTCAAACGGTCGCGGGTCATCTGCATTGGCAAGGTTTGCCGGGCGGACTAGGCTCGCGTTACCGGCTGGGGTGCTGCCGGCATTGAGGATAACCTTCACGTCTTCACACGGATCTTACGATTCATCAGGGAGTGAGCGATGAGCATTTTCGGAAAAATCATGAGCGCGATCTTCGGCACCTCGGCCAGTGCGACCCCCGCAAGCGGTGGGGCCACCGCGACCGCCTCGGGCGGCGGAGCTGCATCATCGGCCAGCGCGTCCGCGACGCCTGCCGCGACCGTCGACGTCGCGCCGATCCTGGACAAGGCTGTCGCAGCCAAGCACGAGAAGCTGGAATGGCGCACGTCGATCGTCGACCTGATGAAGGCGCTCGACATCGATTCAAGTCTGTCCGCGCGCAAGGATCTCGCCCATGAACTCGGCTACACCGGCGACACCAACGATTCCGCGACCATGAATATCTGGCTGCACAAGCAGGTGATGGCCAAGCTCGCCGCGAACGGCGGCAAATTGCCGTCCGACGTCAAATGGTGAGCTGATTTTCATATCGTGGCAAAGGCCCGCGACAAGCGGGCCTTTTTCATGCCGTTTTGCGGCGGATGCGGCTTGCCGGGCCGGACGGTTGAGCGATAGATAGCTCCCAATATCAAGAACAAATCGGAGCACGCGAATGGATACCGTCGATCGCAGGACCCTTCTGACCACAGGCGCGCTGGCGCTGGCGGGAACGACGGCTGCGAGCCGTTCGGCCGACGCCCAGTCGGGACCGAAGCCGGTTTTCGATGTGCCCGCCGTGACCATCCCGATCGCGGGTGAGAAAGAGGTCTTTCCGGTTCGCCGCATCTATTGCATCGGGCGCAATTACGCGGCGCATGCGATCGAACGCGGCTCCGATCCGACCCGCGAACCGCCGTTCTTCTTCCAGAAACCGACCGACGCGATCCAGTTTGTCGCGCCGGGCGCGGTAGCCGATCATCCCTATCCTTCGCTCACCAAAAACTATCACCACGAAGTCGAACTCGTGGCGGCGCTGAAATCCGGCGGCACCAACATCGCGCCGGAGAAGGCGCTTGAGCACGTCTATGGCTACGCGCTCGGCCTCGACATGACGCGGCGCGATCTTCAGAACGGCATGGCGGCCGAGAAGAAGCCGTGGGAGATCGGCAAGAGTTTTGACCATGCGGCCGTGATCGGGCCGATCCACCCGGTCAGCAAGACCGGTCACTTCACCAAGGGCGCGATCTCTCTCGCGATCAACGGCGCCGTCCGCCAGTCGTCCGATCTCGACAAGATGATCTGGAGCGTGGCCGAGCAGATCGCAAAACTCTCGGAAGCCTTCGAACTGAAGGCCGGCGACATCATCTATTCCGGCACGCCGGAAAATGTCGGACCGGTCGTCAAGGGCGACGTGCTGCTCTGCAAGCTCGACGGCTTGCCGGACATGTCGATCAAGATCGCATAGGCCGCGTTCGGCGGCCGTTCTTCACTTAGAGTGCTACCCCACCATGTCCGCATATTCCGGATGCTTGCGCAGATAGTCGACGACAAAACCGCACCCCGCGATCACCTTGTGGCCGTCGGCGCGGATCAGCGCCAGCGCGCCCTTGACCAGCTCTGAGGCAATGCCGCGGCCGCGCAAGGCGCGCGGCGTCTCGGTATGCGTGATAATGACGGCCGAAGGCGCCAGGCGATAATTGGCGAAGGCCACATCACCTTCGACGTCCAGCTCGAAACGGCTCAGTGCCTTGTTGTCGCGAACGGCTGCCATGGATGAGGCTCAGCTTGTCAGAAGGAGGTCGGCATATTCGGCGTGCTTGCCGATATAGGCTTTGACGAAGGGGCATTGCGCGATGACCTTCAAGCCGTCGGCGCGCACCTGATCCAGCGCCCCCTTCACCAACGCCGAGCCGACGCCTTTGCCACCGAGCTCCGGCGGCACCTCGGTGTGGATGAAGGTGATGACACCATCGGCTATGCTGTAATAGGTCGCGGCGAGGTGGCCTTCGACCGTCAGCTCGTAGCGATGGTGCGCCTTGTTGTTGATAACGTCTGTCATGGAATTTTCTGTTCCCCGCATTTTACAGATCGCGCGCCACCTTAACAAACCGGCCCGAATCTGCTTCAAGCTCGCGTCCGCAATCGAACTTAGCTCAAAGGAATAGCTCATGAAACTAATTCTCTCGCTGATCGGCGTTGTCCTTTTGATTGTTGCCGCGGTTTATTTCCTGCTGCCGGCGGATCAGTTGCCGAGTTTCATGCCGGGTCATGAGGCCGGAGTGGCGCGCGTGCATACCAAGCACGGCATCGTGGCCGGTGTGGCCGGGATTGTGCTGCTGGTCGCCGGCTGGTGGTTCGGTCGCAGATGAGGGCGCTCAGCGTGATTTTCAGTGTTCGTCATGGCCGGGCTTGACCCGGCCATCCACGTCTTGGCCTTGGCGGAGAATAGGAAGACGTGGATGCCCGGCACAAGGCCGGGCATGACGAGCTTCGACGAGATCGCTCTGTTCTCCATTTTCAAATTTCATACAGCCACGCCTTCGCGTTGCCGCGGCGCTGGTTGCGTCCGGATGATGCGAAGACAGACCCTCGAAAAACAGAGGGCGCAGGAAACGCCGGGTGCCGACCGCACCCGCAGCCTCGCGTGCAAAAATGAAAGCACACGAGCAAGTCACCACAGGCAAGCCGGATCATCCGGCGTTTCCTGCGCAACGGTTTTAACGGCTGCTTCGTGCTCTCCCCGGTGATCGGGCTTTCTTGTCACCGTCCCTAGCGTAATGCGAAGCATTATCGCCAAGTTGATATCGGCGTCGAGATATCAGGACCACACGACTTCGCCGTCCGCATTCCCATCACTCGTCAGTTGATGAGCCTGCGTCCATCGCATCCCGCGCTCAACGTTCGTGACGATCGCGATACGTCCCTCCTGGTGGAGACGGGATGTGTTGGATTCTGCCAGTGATTTGTGGTTGTGAACAATCGCGGAGCGCCGCGACAGATTGGCACGACGGGCAAATCACCCCGCATATTTCGCAAAGGTGTCAACACACATTCAACTGAATCCGCCGCAGTTGATTGAGCGTGCCGCAGCGACGACGTCGCGACGCCGCAACCGTTTCCAGTTTTCGACTCAATTTCGCCCGCCGACTCAAATCCAGTCGGTCCCATCGACGGTGCGCGAACAGGGGCGATTCGCGCGGCTTTATCTGCCACGCCCCGTTAGTTGAAGGTGGAGGCGAGCAGGTGTCATGGATGCAGTAGCGCGGACCAGACCCAAGCCCATTCGCCTGCGAGGGCGATCTTATGTCGCTTTTGTGTTTTACCCCATTGTTCCCATCATCGAGTGGCTTGAAGAGATCGACGTCACGCTGCGCCAATCGCCCGGCTTCTTCGCCGGCAAGCCGGTGGTACTGGATCTCTCCGCGGTCGATCTGAGCCAGAACGCGATTGCGCAACTGGTCTCGAATCTCGAGCAGCGCGAGCTTCGCGTTCTCGGCATCGAGGGCGTCGACGCCTCGCGGCTTTCGGCCAGCATGCCGCCCCTGCTGATCGGCGGCCGACACTGCGCGATCGGGCAGGAACAGCCCAAGAAGCCAGAGGCGAAGAAGGCCGCCTCGCTGCTGCTCGACAGCCAGGTTCGCTCCGGCCAGTCGATCGTGTTTCCGGATGGCGATATCACGATCGTGGGGTCGGTCTCGTCCGGCGCCGAAATCGTCGCCGGCGGCTCCATCCACATTTACGGAACACTCCGCGGCCGCGCCATGGCCGGGATCAACGGTAATTTGAGCGCGCGTATCTACTGCCAGAAGATCGAAGCCGAGCTTCTGGCAATCGACGGATATTATCGGACTGCGGAAGAAATCGACGCCGCTGCCTATCACGGGCCGACACAGGTCTGGCTCGAAGGCGACGTTGTGCAAATCACCCCTTTGAATTCGTGAATGGATTAGTGGATTGGGAGATCAAAGAATGGCCAAAGTACTGGTCGTGACATCGGGCAAGGGCGGCGTCGGCAAAACAACCACCACCGCCGCACTCGGGGCGACGCTCGCGCAGATGGGAGAAAAGGTCGTCGTCGTCGATTTCGACGTCGGTCTGCGTAATCTCGATCTCATCCTCGGCGCCGAGCGGCGTGTGGTGTTCGACTTCATCAACGTGGTGCAGGGCATCGCCAATCTTTCGCAGGCGCTCATTCGCGACAAGCGGCTGGAGAATTTGTGGCTGCTGCCGGCCTCGCAAACCCGCGACAAGGATGCATTGACCGACGAGGGCGTCGGCAAGATCATCGCGGAGTTGCGGGAGAAGTTCGACTGGATCATTTGCGACAGCCCGGCCGGCATCGAGCGTGGCGCCATGCTGGCGATGCGCTACGCGGACGAGGCGATCGTCGTCACCAATCCCGAGGTGTCCTCGGTGCGCGATTCCGACCGCATCATCGGCATGCTCGATTCCAAGACCGTGCGGGCCGAAAAGGGCGAGCAGGTGCAGAAGCATCTCCTGATCACCCGGTTCGACCCGGCGCGCGCGGCACGCGGCGAGATGCTTTCGATCGAGGACGTGCTGGACATTCTGGCCACGCCCTTGATGGGCATCATCCCGGAAAGCCAGGACGTCCTGCGCGCCTCCAACGTCGGCTCACCGGTGACGCTGAACGACGCCACGAGCGCGCCAGCCCGCGCCTATATCGACGCGGCTCGCCGCCTGAAGGGCGAGACCGTCGCGATGACGGTGCCGGAGGCGCGAAAGGGCCTGATGGATCGTCTGCTTGGACGGAGGGCTGCATGATGGGTCTGCGGCTGTTCGGCGGTGGCCGCGCTGCCCGCGCTGTCCCCGTTACTCAAGTGGCCAGCGCTCCCGTCGCGCGGGAGCGCTTGCAGATTCTGCTGGCGCATGAGCGCGGGCTGCGCGGTCAGCACGATTTGCTGGAATTGCTCAGGGCGGAGATTCTGGCGGTGGTCTCGCGCCACGTCACGTTCGACCCGGAAAAGCTCCAGATCAAGATGGACCGCGGCCTCCATGTTTCGCTGCTGGAAATCGATATCGAGGTGCCCAATACCAGCGAGGGACGGGCGGCGGCGGTTGCCTAATGCTGATCGGATCAGAGCGCGCCGAGCGTCTTGAGTTCGGATCGGGCGCTTTCGAAATGGATCAGGTCCTTCTGGCACCCCGCGGCCACCGGCTTGAACAGGCGCGCGGCGTCATCTTTCTTGCCCTGTTGCAGCAAGTACTCTCCGGCGTAGAAGTTGGCCGCGCACATCCGGGCCGCGCGGACTTCGGCATTGGGGTTGTCGGCGGCGGCGAATAGCGCCTCCGGCGTCAACTGGCCGAGATACAAACGAACGACCGGTGCGGGCCAGATCGTCATGTCAAACTGTGCGGCCGCTTGCGACAGCCGGCTGTTGACCTTGCTGCGCGTGTTGGCGATCTCGAGCCAGAGCGCCGGATAGATGTTCTTCGGCATCATGTCGGCAGCCTGGTTGAGATCGGCCAGCGCCGCCGGCA comes from the Bradyrhizobium erythrophlei genome and includes:
- the secF gene encoding protein translocase subunit SecF; protein product: MTHTVLIGLGILIVVLTIVSIFGLLPPLRIVPDNTHFDFTRFRRISFPISALLSIVAITLFFTHGLNFGIDFKGGTLLEVQAKSGTADIAAMRTALNALGLGDVQLQQFGGPADVLIRVAEQPGGDAAQQEAVQKVRGALGDAVEYRRVEVVGPRVSGELLAYGMLGLMLAIVGILIYLWFRFEWQFALGAMIANVHDIVLTIGFMSISQVDFDLTSIAALLTILGYSLNDTVVIYDRIREMLRRYKKMPMPELLNESINSTLSRSIITHVTVTLALLALLLFGGNAIHSFTAVMMFGVVLVGTYTSIFIAAPILIYLGVGTNRADAPDTPAKK
- a CDS encoding Mth938-like domain-containing protein, with product MTDRSDAPHLPRSAPIDAYGKGGFAFADMSHRGSLLCLPDAIWAWPVTRVSEIDEHTLSRVFAAANRIDTLIIGTGTEVWVAPNRLREALRAVHVGLDSMQTGPAIRTYNIMMGERRRVAAALIAVS
- a CDS encoding phytoene/squalene synthase family protein codes for the protein MNAAEDKNAADHCAGLVRTHDFVRYASTLFLPTPERRALLALYAFNVEICRVPAQVSQPLPGEIRLQWWRDMLAGQGHGGVEGNPVAAEILLAIRSHHLPVERLSRLIEEHQFDLYNDPMPTMSALEGYLNDTVAALFSLAAAMMGPASSEVEHLARHAGLAQGMVQVMASLPLDASQRRLFVPRQVLAKHGCDLEDVFAGKQTPALRLALDDILNDARRHLDTAYGLLGSVAPDVRPAFLSLAQTKHDLAMLKRADNDPFVVRPASRFKTLWTLWRASRSRAFVG
- a CDS encoding AMP-binding enzyme, translating into MGLPRDDAAILSAQWTEGVLLKRDVFSSVERGRFRTADGEVDAILRRIDQVPWWSYLLAGHLFRRERHALAVARGLDVGPTLLWGGRQALVRGFIDGVALHLVKPAGNVAYFRSAKQALRRLHRAGVCHNDLAKEQNWLVGRDGRAYLTDFQLAACFKRRSRLFRILAYEDIRHLLKHKRSYAPAALTPKELQILARKSLAASLWLMTGKKVYQAITRGLFNFTDREGGGRRLVNDAPVLVEEIRKNPAVRDAAIVAFPDRRVGVGLYAFVESDQASLEAKLKGDLSAAGGPKPPEHIQIVKALPRDASGKPRIEFLQLVATNQLDLIETMITNEPDRAFLQAILESRKNFRDRFNFEATDLNRSADESARARRAP
- the trmFO gene encoding methylenetetrahydrofolate--tRNA-(uracil(54)-C(5))-methyltransferase (FADH(2)-oxidizing) TrmFO translates to MTGTPSSEPIHIIGGGLAGSEAAWQAANAGVRVVLHEMRPHRMTEAHRTEGFAELVCSNSFRSDDAANNAVGLLHAEMRRLGSLVMRAADANQVPAGGALAVDRDGFSAAVTKTLEDHPLIELRRGEVEGLPPEDWGNVIVATGPLTSAPLAEAIRALTDENALAFFDAIAPIVHRDSIDMSSAWFQSRYDKVGPGGTGADYINCPMTKDQYDAFVAELIAGEKTDFKDWETNTPYFDGCLPIEVMAERGVETLRHGPMKPVGLTNPHNPTVKAYAIVQLRQDNKLGTLYNMVGFQTKLKYGAQQRIIRMIPGLENAEFARLGGLHRNTFLNSPKLLDPQLRLKAAPRLRFAGQMTGCEGYVESAGIGLIAGLYAAAEARGRELPPPPPTTALGSLLGHITGGHIETIDNGPRSFQPMNVNFGLFPPLANPPTRKADGTRLRGNEKAIAKRQALSARALSDIDRWIADHLRLAAAA
- a CDS encoding DUF1127 domain-containing protein, which translates into the protein MLLSLIRMIQAFRDYQRNVAELSQLSDRELADIGLDRSDIPRVAAGNYNG
- a CDS encoding lytic murein transglycosylase, producing MAIGLGLVVSTVASAAVPCGAGNFQGWLDDFKAEAASKGISPSTIASGLNGITLDQSVLSRDHSQKVFSQSFEEFSGRMVPPRLTRGANMLKQYGSVLSRIEDTYGVPGEVLVAIWGLETDFGVNIGKFPTLRSLATLAYDCRRAEMFRGELLDALRIIDRGDLTPAEMRGAWAGEIGQTQFMPSNYIKFAVDFDSNGRRDLLKSPADVLASTANFLQNHGWQKGKDWQPGSPNFPALQEWNKSDVYAKTVAYFATQLARAP